The Caenorhabditis elegans chromosome I genome includes the window CGAGCATCGGGAGCGGCGAATTCACGAAGCTCGGGGGCTCATCAATGTCTGCCACGTGGATTCTGATGGTTTGGGTGCgggctgaaaaatatttgaaatcaatttttatacagaaactttcatttttttcaattttttttttcgaaaaaaaaatcgaaaaaaatcttgaaaaatttttttttttcaaaaatttaaggttatttttttctgattttttgctgattttttgatatattgTGTATAGCTGtcatgtatatatatatatatatataatattatCAACATCATAAATCCGTTCCATATCCTCCCTCCCATCTTTCCTTATCAATGGGAAAAAACCAGCCTGATAAACTTGATATTTGGGGTACAAAACTAGACATTTTCGCCGTCCCTAGCGATTTTAGTCATCTTTTTTGCATGTTTCTgaatgttttttcatttttataatatttttgttgtaaagTCTTATCAAtataaaaggaaaaaaaattttaaaaaaattttcttttgaaatttttttttggaaaatttctaaatttcaaaattccataCTTCACCtactttaaataatttttcttggaatttcaatgtactaataaattaaatttatccaaaaaatttgtgcaaaactataataaaacacaattttaaaaaatccaaaaattaaaaaaacaatttttcgaaattttcctcaaaaaccgcaaatttttctcttaaaattaCCCTTAactcataaaattttcagatctcttTCCCGTCAAGCCATGCGTTATTATTTCCTTATTCTCCTAATCATATCAACCATCCTTATCACTTTAACCGTAACCGCGCCAGacagaaaatccaaaaactcggaaaaatccGACGACGAAGAATTATCAAATCTTCAAATTCAAGTCAATGCTCCAGATGGAAAGGGTTTTGTGCATTCAGCGGTAaactagactacaaactacaaatctggttagactacaaactacaattttccaGCTGCCAATTGAAGCCCGAGCTCACGGAGCCCGTTTGCACGGTGGACAATCGAAACCAAGTATTGGAGATGATGTACTAATTCCATTTGATgatccaaattttgaatagaaaatgcATAATAaattgactacaaactacatttttGGCTTTTATGCTGTGAAAATGcccagaaaatcgatttgtAGAAGTCTATGtatctttaaaattgtttacaataacttattggaaaaaagaaaattcagcTGTGAGGGTT containing:
- the Y52B11B.1 gene encoding uncharacterized protein (Partially confirmed by transcript evidence), with the protein product MRYYFLILLIISTILITLTVTAPDRKSKNSEKSDDEELSNLQIQVNAPDGKGFVHSALPIEARAHGARLHGGQSKPSIGDDVLIPFDDPNFE